One Synechococcus sp. PROS-9-1 DNA window includes the following coding sequences:
- the rfbH gene encoding lipopolysaccharide biosynthesis protein RfbH, translated as MNEVSSLREQILRLTREYSRHVHSGFRPASDPERKPWQEGSTIPYAGRVFTEDEVEAAVASTLDFWLTLGQEGEAFQRELAAFMGVRHSLLVNSGSSANLIAISALTSSKLPEGRRIHHGDEVITVAAGFPTTVAPIIQVGAVPVFIDADPITGNARCDQLENAYQAGKTKAVMMAHALGNPFDLAATLAFCRKYNLWLVEDNCDALGCTYSMPRQLAESLGVSENSPGLDEGPDRVVRWTGTWGDISTQSFYPPHHLTMGEGGAVNIVCDTKFKVISESFRDWGRDCWCPSGIDNTCNKRFGWQLGELPEGYDHKYTYSHLGYNLKPLDPQAAIGRVQLKRLPEFIEARKQNWITLRRGLAAQEDMLEFALPTHATAWDPEQGFRWDESGCRTDCSWFGFKIAVKPEATFTRTDLAQELDRNQIGNRMLFGGNLVRQPAFMQLRQDRPEALRVVGRLSDSDQIMNTTLFLGTYPGLTVEMLDAEIDVINRFCTAR; from the coding sequence ATGAACGAAGTCTCATCACTCCGGGAGCAAATCCTCAGACTGACACGTGAATATTCACGCCATGTGCATTCCGGATTTCGACCTGCTTCAGATCCCGAACGCAAGCCCTGGCAGGAAGGTTCCACCATCCCATATGCCGGCCGTGTTTTCACAGAGGATGAGGTTGAGGCAGCTGTAGCGAGCACCCTTGATTTCTGGCTCACGTTGGGACAGGAGGGTGAAGCTTTTCAGCGGGAACTGGCAGCGTTTATGGGTGTGCGCCATAGCTTGCTGGTGAACTCAGGCTCCAGCGCCAATCTCATCGCGATTTCTGCTCTTACTTCTTCCAAGTTGCCGGAGGGTCGGCGGATTCATCATGGTGATGAGGTGATTACGGTTGCGGCAGGTTTCCCCACCACTGTCGCGCCGATTATTCAAGTTGGCGCGGTGCCTGTATTCATCGATGCTGACCCGATTACGGGTAATGCTCGATGTGATCAGCTCGAAAATGCTTACCAGGCTGGCAAAACCAAGGCTGTGATGATGGCCCACGCTTTGGGGAATCCTTTCGACCTTGCGGCCACCTTGGCGTTCTGTCGCAAGTACAACTTGTGGTTGGTAGAAGACAATTGCGATGCCCTGGGGTGCACTTATTCCATGCCGCGCCAACTTGCAGAAAGTCTTGGTGTTAGCGAGAACAGTCCAGGTTTGGATGAAGGCCCTGACCGAGTGGTGCGCTGGACGGGCACTTGGGGTGACATAAGCACCCAAAGCTTTTATCCCCCGCACCACCTCACCATGGGGGAGGGAGGTGCAGTGAACATCGTGTGCGATACAAAGTTCAAGGTGATTTCCGAAAGTTTTCGCGACTGGGGCCGAGATTGTTGGTGTCCGAGCGGTATCGACAACACTTGCAACAAGCGCTTCGGTTGGCAACTTGGTGAACTGCCAGAGGGGTATGACCACAAGTACACCTATAGCCATTTGGGCTACAACCTAAAACCGCTTGATCCCCAGGCCGCGATTGGGCGGGTTCAGCTGAAGCGGCTGCCGGAGTTCATCGAGGCCCGCAAGCAGAACTGGATTACCTTACGCCGGGGGTTAGCTGCCCAAGAAGACATGCTCGAGTTCGCCCTTCCTACCCATGCAACGGCATGGGATCCCGAGCAGGGCTTTCGTTGGGATGAATCAGGATGCCGCACGGATTGCAGCTGGTTCGGTTTCAAGATTGCAGTCAAACCTGAAGCAACCTTCACCCGTACCGACCTGGCCCAAGAGCTGGATAGAAATCAAATTGGTAACCGTATGCTCTTCGGCGGCAATCTTGTTCGTCAGCCAGCCTTCATGCAACTTAGACAAGATCGCCCTGAGGCTTTAAGGGTTGTGGGAAGACTTTCTGATTCCGATCAAATCATGAACACCACTCTGTTTTTGGGAACTTATCCAGGACTTACTGTTGAGATGCTTGATGCAGAAATTGATGTGATCAATCGATTCTGTACTGCACGATGA
- a CDS encoding glycosyltransferase family 2 protein, with translation MTLLTPPILLLAWRRPHTLRQVINAIRLVSPSRLYVACDGPNPDSPYDVEKVAATRAVIDSEIDWSCNVERLYSDVNLGCRIGVSKAITWFFDQVEEGIILEDDCVPHPDFFTYCTVLLQRYRHDSRVWCISGNNFQDGTWSGHGDYFFSQIPMCWGWATWRSRWATYDSDLNGWPVAQDLNLLFSLIPDASMRLYWSQIWQRLWFEDKPDSWAYRWAFTCVVNRGITAVPKANLVTNVGFGDDATHTFGVASVREVFGLPSNILKHPSFIVSNSINDLSIFNYHFKGRWRRFPFSVLRFTFIVIRRLVGRVISFLTSRFRPVKVG, from the coding sequence ATGACTTTACTGACTCCTCCTATCTTACTTCTTGCCTGGCGTCGTCCCCATACGCTCCGCCAGGTAATTAACGCTATTCGGCTGGTTTCTCCCAGCCGGCTATACGTAGCCTGTGATGGCCCCAATCCTGATTCTCCTTATGATGTTGAAAAGGTAGCTGCGACCCGAGCCGTGATCGATTCAGAGATTGATTGGTCTTGTAATGTTGAACGTTTGTACTCTGACGTCAATCTGGGATGCCGTATTGGTGTTAGCAAAGCTATTACCTGGTTTTTCGACCAGGTTGAGGAAGGCATCATCTTGGAGGACGATTGCGTACCTCATCCCGATTTTTTTACTTACTGCACAGTCTTGCTTCAGCGTTACCGTCATGATTCACGGGTTTGGTGCATTAGTGGCAATAACTTTCAAGACGGTACATGGAGTGGACATGGGGACTATTTTTTTAGTCAAATACCAATGTGTTGGGGTTGGGCTACATGGCGGTCGAGATGGGCGACTTATGATTCAGATTTGAATGGATGGCCTGTTGCCCAAGACCTTAACTTATTATTTTCGCTCATCCCAGATGCTTCTATGCGTTTGTATTGGTCACAGATTTGGCAAAGATTGTGGTTTGAAGACAAGCCCGATTCATGGGCTTACCGTTGGGCTTTCACATGCGTTGTAAATCGAGGAATCACTGCTGTACCAAAAGCTAATTTGGTTACAAATGTTGGTTTTGGAGATGACGCAACTCATACTTTTGGTGTTGCTAGTGTGAGAGAAGTATTTGGTTTGCCGTCGAATATCCTTAAGCATCCTTCTTTTATTGTTTCAAATTCTATCAATGATCTTTCAATCTTTAACTATCATTTCAAAGGTAGATGGCGTAGGTTTCCGTTTTCTGTTTTAAGATTTACATTTATTGTAATAAGACGCCTAGTTGGCAGAGTTATTTCTTTCTTGACTTCGCGCTTTAGGCCTGTGAAAGTAGGCTAA
- the asnB gene encoding asparagine synthase (glutamine-hydrolyzing): protein MCGIAGVIGLKSSQIAKKLLKKIEHRGPDGSGFWLSSPGEFPATLCHSRLSILDLSDAGAQPFHSANGRYSIVFNGEIYNFLELGQDLTSKYKVSLLSNTDTEVLLYGLIYEGLDFLSKCNGMWAFCLWDRLEARATFSRDRFGVKPLFFADLSGGRIAFSSEMKGLAPLLSSIIPSQHIKDIFAHQFSYEFSDLCAIAGISRLPAGSVGIYENGRLFVDQWWNTLDHLSLIDVDYSSQVDSWRELFFDSVNIRMRSDVRIGTALSGGLDSSSVLAAMSAISGHSAFPNNRVATDWQHGICCSFPGSSLDESHFAKKVAQSCNVNFDSLNVLPNVSEVDIIESLARVDDPYLTMPIPMLATYKAIKSKGISVTLDGHGADELFSGYGHLKYALQCSKTYREFSQIMEIDRSTRTGIFSYKERRNISCRLRCRVYYFLYSLGVLPLGRFRMLLSGVHFNSDYGGPSSRLYEARKYLYNHPRFLELDAFTQVLYEIFHLTILPTLLRNYDRYSMANGLEIRMPFMDWRLVTYTFSLPLQSKLGGTFTKRILRDALSGFLIDEVRLRRDKIGWNAPVHEWFQGPLKQSLDERFANHSSSPYHEKFRYAYLNFLKLHNPGFRDGQQLWNSVLPLLWLESLNSSSWN, encoded by the coding sequence ATGTGTGGTATTGCCGGTGTAATTGGTCTGAAGAGCTCCCAGATTGCCAAAAAGCTACTTAAGAAAATTGAGCATCGGGGTCCTGATGGATCCGGTTTTTGGTTGTCTAGCCCAGGTGAGTTTCCTGCCACGCTCTGTCATTCACGATTATCCATTCTTGATCTTTCTGATGCGGGTGCGCAGCCATTTCATTCTGCAAATGGCAGATATTCTATTGTCTTTAATGGCGAAATTTATAACTTTCTTGAGTTAGGTCAAGATCTCACCTCTAAGTATAAAGTTTCTCTTTTATCCAATACCGATACTGAAGTTCTTCTTTATGGTCTTATATATGAAGGTTTAGATTTTTTATCGAAATGCAATGGTATGTGGGCTTTTTGTCTATGGGATAGGCTTGAAGCCAGAGCAACTTTTTCTCGCGACAGATTTGGTGTCAAACCGTTATTCTTTGCTGATCTTTCCGGGGGTAGGATTGCCTTTTCTTCTGAAATGAAGGGTCTTGCGCCCCTTCTCTCTTCCATAATTCCATCACAACATATTAAAGATATTTTTGCACATCAATTCAGCTACGAATTTTCTGATTTGTGTGCAATTGCTGGGATTTCACGTTTGCCTGCTGGATCTGTAGGGATTTATGAGAATGGTCGATTATTCGTTGATCAATGGTGGAATACGCTTGATCATCTTTCTTTGATTGATGTTGATTACTCCTCTCAAGTTGACTCTTGGCGAGAATTATTTTTTGATAGTGTAAATATACGAATGAGGTCTGATGTTCGGATTGGAACGGCACTAAGTGGTGGTTTAGATTCAAGTTCAGTACTTGCGGCTATGTCTGCCATTAGTGGTCATTCTGCTTTCCCTAATAATCGTGTCGCTACTGACTGGCAACATGGAATATGTTGTTCATTTCCTGGAAGTTCTTTAGATGAGTCTCATTTTGCAAAGAAAGTTGCACAATCATGCAATGTCAATTTTGATTCTTTGAACGTTCTCCCCAATGTCTCTGAAGTTGATATCATTGAATCACTTGCCCGTGTCGATGATCCTTATCTCACAATGCCTATTCCTATGCTGGCTACTTATAAGGCAATTAAGTCAAAAGGAATTAGTGTTACCCTCGATGGTCATGGAGCTGACGAACTTTTTAGTGGTTACGGTCATCTAAAGTATGCATTGCAATGTTCTAAAACGTATCGGGAATTTTCTCAAATTATGGAGATTGACCGCTCTACACGTACGGGAATCTTTTCTTACAAGGAGCGCCGGAATATCAGTTGTAGATTAAGGTGTCGGGTTTATTACTTTCTTTATTCTTTAGGTGTACTTCCCCTAGGTCGTTTTCGAATGTTGTTGTCTGGTGTACATTTTAATTCCGATTATGGTGGTCCTTCCTCAAGGCTTTATGAGGCTCGTAAATATTTATATAACCATCCCCGATTTCTTGAACTAGATGCTTTCACTCAAGTTCTGTATGAAATTTTTCATCTGACTATATTGCCTACTCTTCTTCGTAATTATGATCGCTATTCTATGGCTAATGGTCTTGAGATTAGGATGCCTTTCATGGATTGGCGACTTGTCACTTACACCTTTTCTTTGCCTTTACAATCTAAACTAGGCGGTACTTTTACGAAAAGAATTTTGAGAGACGCCCTTTCAGGATTTCTCATTGACGAGGTTCGTTTGCGGAGAGATAAAATTGGTTGGAATGCCCCAGTTCACGAATGGTTTCAGGGCCCCTTGAAGCAGTCACTTGATGAGCGTTTTGCAAATCATTCTTCAAGTCCTTATCATGAAAAGTTTAGGTATGCATATCTTAACTTCTTGAAATTGCATAACCCAGGTTTTCGTGACGGTCAACAACTTTGGAATTCTGTTCTTCCCCTTTTGTGGCTTGAGTCTTTAAATTCGTCTTCATGGAATTAA
- a CDS encoding DUF268 domain-containing protein has translation MFRSLTVFLRLFGIDILRLVSSLVSIPWYIRQYFFFIRHQKDSFFPIDLYPILFDRFESASALGEYFWQDLFVAQKVLSLNPRKHVDIGSRIDGFVAHLACVRQVEVLDIRPLPVNINNVFFTQWDITEPNPAFFGIYDCVTCLHTLEHIGLGRYGDQLDPNGWSKGLASLSLLLQPQGVLLISVPIGVQRVQFNAHRIFHPSTIVKVASLNGLSLSNFHHLTHSGSFLEGDLGDFDFLAQQRYGLGIFCFTRS, from the coding sequence ATGTTTAGGTCTCTTACGGTTTTTCTACGACTATTTGGCATTGATATTCTTCGTTTGGTATCATCACTTGTTTCGATTCCGTGGTACATCCGTCAGTATTTCTTTTTTATTCGTCATCAGAAGGATTCATTTTTTCCTATTGATTTATATCCGATTCTTTTTGATAGATTTGAATCTGCTTCTGCACTTGGTGAGTATTTTTGGCAAGACTTGTTTGTCGCACAGAAAGTACTGTCACTTAATCCCAGAAAACATGTAGACATTGGTTCTCGTATAGACGGTTTTGTTGCTCATCTTGCGTGTGTACGTCAAGTTGAGGTTCTTGATATAAGGCCTCTTCCTGTCAACATCAACAATGTATTTTTTACGCAATGGGATATTACTGAACCAAATCCTGCCTTTTTTGGTATTTATGACTGTGTCACTTGTTTGCACACTTTGGAGCACATTGGTTTAGGTCGTTATGGAGATCAGTTGGATCCTAATGGCTGGTCCAAAGGTCTTGCTTCTCTTTCTCTTCTCTTGCAACCTCAAGGAGTTCTTCTAATATCAGTACCTATAGGTGTCCAGCGTGTTCAGTTTAATGCTCATCGTATTTTTCATCCCTCTACCATTGTAAAAGTAGCTTCTCTAAATGGGTTATCTTTATCCAACTTTCACCACTTAACACATTCTGGCTCTTTTTTGGAGGGTGATCTCGGTGATTTTGACTTCTTGGCACAGCAGCGCTATGGTTTAGGTATATTTTGTTTTACCAGATCCTAA
- the rfbG gene encoding CDP-glucose 4,6-dehydratase, with protein sequence MGIDSTFWNGRRVLLTGHTGFKGSWLALWLCQLGAEVHGLGLQPDTNPSLFGQLDLAKQLSGHHLLDIRDAAALASLVASCQPEVVLHLAAQPLVRRSYRDPLGTWATNVQGSLHLLEALKPLQHHCAVVMVTTDKVYENQEWDYGYREEDRLGGHDPYSASKAAAELSIASWRSSFCGQAPHQTPHLSIATARAGNVIGGGDWADDRIIPDAMRSLGVYEAISVRRPEATRPWQHVLEPLGGYLLLAEKLSAGADVFSSSFNFGPALEANRSVRELVETAICYWPGIWRDCSDSFAPHEAGRLHLQIDKAHHLLGWSPRWAFETTVNRTVSWYRAVHEGSNPLECCLDDLQAYEMTNTKTQPRAPTRPQ encoded by the coding sequence ATGGGGATCGATTCTACTTTTTGGAATGGCCGACGCGTTTTGCTCACCGGGCATACGGGTTTTAAAGGTAGCTGGTTAGCACTTTGGCTTTGCCAATTAGGGGCTGAGGTTCATGGGTTAGGCCTACAGCCTGATACAAATCCATCTCTTTTTGGTCAGTTGGATCTTGCTAAGCAGCTCTCCGGGCATCATCTCCTCGATATCAGGGATGCAGCTGCTCTTGCTTCCTTGGTTGCCTCCTGCCAACCTGAGGTGGTGCTTCATCTTGCTGCTCAGCCGTTGGTTCGGCGCAGCTACCGCGACCCACTGGGCACCTGGGCTACAAATGTTCAAGGAAGTTTGCATCTGCTAGAGGCCCTCAAGCCCCTGCAGCACCACTGTGCTGTGGTGATGGTGACGACGGACAAGGTTTATGAGAATCAGGAATGGGACTACGGCTACCGCGAAGAGGACAGACTCGGGGGCCACGATCCTTACAGCGCCAGCAAGGCCGCCGCAGAGTTGTCGATTGCTAGCTGGCGCTCTAGTTTCTGTGGTCAAGCCCCGCACCAAACGCCACATCTCAGCATTGCCACTGCTCGTGCTGGCAATGTGATTGGAGGCGGTGACTGGGCAGACGACCGGATCATTCCTGACGCCATGCGCTCCTTGGGGGTATATGAGGCGATTTCAGTGCGCCGGCCAGAGGCCACCAGGCCTTGGCAGCATGTGCTTGAGCCACTGGGTGGCTATCTCCTCTTGGCTGAGAAGCTTTCTGCGGGTGCGGATGTTTTTTCCAGCTCTTTCAACTTCGGCCCGGCTTTGGAGGCTAACCGCAGTGTGCGTGAATTGGTGGAGACTGCAATCTGCTATTGGCCTGGAATCTGGAGGGATTGTTCCGACTCCTTCGCTCCCCATGAAGCAGGTCGCTTACACCTTCAGATTGATAAAGCCCATCACCTTCTTGGGTGGAGTCCTCGGTGGGCTTTTGAAACAACCGTGAATCGCACAGTGTCTTGGTATCGGGCCGTCCACGAAGGATCTAATCCTCTCGAGTGCTGCTTGGATGACCTTCAGGCATACGAGATGACCAACACCAAAACACAACCTCGAGCTCCAACACGACCACAATAA
- the rfbF gene encoding glucose-1-phosphate cytidylyltransferase, with protein MKAVILAGGFGTRISEETHLKPKPMVEIGGKPILWHILKIFSSYDINEFVICCGYKGYVIKEYFANYFLHMSDVTFHMKSNSMEVHHKKAEPWEVTLVDTGESTMTGGRLKRVRDYIGDSTFCFTYGDGVADLDITALVAHHKSHGRLATVTAVQPPGRYGALQFGTAGVVKGFQEKPQGDGGWINGGFFVLEPEVINTIDGDATLWEQEPLKTLASEGQLIAYHHTGFWQPMDTLRDRQQLEDLWKKGRAPWKVW; from the coding sequence ATGAAAGCTGTTATCCTCGCAGGTGGTTTTGGTACCCGTATTAGCGAAGAGACCCATCTCAAGCCAAAACCTATGGTCGAAATTGGCGGAAAGCCAATTCTTTGGCATATTCTTAAGATCTTTAGCTCTTACGATATTAATGAATTTGTAATCTGTTGCGGTTATAAAGGCTATGTAATCAAGGAATACTTTGCTAACTATTTTCTCCATATGAGCGATGTTACCTTCCATATGAAATCCAATTCGATGGAGGTTCACCATAAAAAAGCTGAGCCCTGGGAAGTAACGTTGGTTGATACTGGTGAGTCAACAATGACTGGGGGCCGCCTCAAGCGTGTGCGCGACTACATCGGAGACTCTACCTTTTGCTTTACTTATGGCGATGGTGTGGCCGATTTAGATATCACCGCATTGGTTGCCCATCACAAAAGTCATGGGCGTCTGGCCACAGTGACAGCTGTGCAGCCTCCAGGCCGTTACGGGGCTTTACAGTTTGGTACGGCTGGTGTCGTGAAGGGATTTCAAGAGAAACCCCAGGGCGATGGTGGTTGGATTAATGGTGGCTTTTTTGTCTTAGAGCCAGAAGTGATCAATACGATCGATGGTGACGCAACTCTCTGGGAACAGGAGCCCCTGAAAACACTTGCCAGCGAAGGTCAGCTCATCGCTTACCACCACACTGGCTTTTGGCAGCCGATGGATACTTTGCGTGACCGCCAGCAGTTGGAGGATCTTTGGAAGAAGGGCCGCGCACCTTGGAAGGTTTGGTGA
- a CDS encoding alpha-1,2-fucosyltransferase, translating to MEDLSSDGFHVFIRRGLFFNLYVPDNVFFQHSNVFCNFIDVPPLKRTLLTDANLWLSANGLDPIVDTLVFVHIRRGDYLRWPSLQSPAVLSLSWYLKAIEVITKYSPKSTFIFMGDDLMYLEDIFGSRPDSFISQNSPQIDLMLMSLCHHGILSASSFAWWGAKYCSLYHDLDPFCLAPKYWIGHRSQQWYPPFMETPNLTYL from the coding sequence GTGGAGGATTTATCTTCTGATGGTTTTCATGTTTTTATTCGCAGGGGTCTTTTTTTTAATTTATATGTTCCAGATAACGTTTTTTTTCAGCATTCCAATGTTTTTTGCAATTTTATCGATGTTCCTCCCTTGAAGCGCACACTTCTAACTGACGCTAATTTATGGCTCTCGGCTAACGGATTAGATCCCATTGTAGATACTCTCGTTTTTGTCCATATTCGACGTGGTGATTATTTACGCTGGCCCTCACTTCAATCCCCTGCCGTACTTAGTCTAAGTTGGTATTTGAAAGCAATTGAGGTTATCACGAAATATTCGCCGAAATCTACTTTTATATTTATGGGTGATGATCTCATGTATCTTGAGGATATATTTGGTTCTAGACCTGACTCCTTCATATCTCAAAATTCTCCACAAATTGATTTAATGCTTATGTCCTTGTGTCATCATGGTATTCTTTCAGCAAGTTCATTTGCCTGGTGGGGTGCTAAATATTGTTCCTTATATCACGATTTAGATCCTTTTTGCCTTGCTCCTAAGTACTGGATAGGCCATCGATCTCAACAATGGTACCCTCCATTTATGGAAACGCCCAACCTTACTTATCTTTAA
- a CDS encoding FkbM family methyltransferase produces MYSSWLKRNLLKLCDYRYARHSFSQFGEDLIIEQAFNLLACQKFTYLDIGANHPSRLSNSFYFYRRGSTGVLVEPDPNLYRLLKRKRPRDITLNCGVSVYGTTGKQTLYLMSSNVLNTFSLEEAERIQRTTPFHIVDSIDVDVLPVNSIIDLYFSDIPFFMSIDIEGLDLQILQDINFSLYRPLLIVSETLTFDPATGGRKISEIIEFLISKNYSIFADTRCNTIFVDSLRFQGHV; encoded by the coding sequence ATGTATTCTTCTTGGCTCAAAAGAAATCTACTCAAGCTTTGTGATTATCGTTATGCGAGGCATTCCTTTTCCCAATTTGGTGAAGATCTGATCATAGAGCAAGCTTTCAATTTGCTTGCGTGCCAAAAATTCACCTATCTCGATATTGGTGCCAACCATCCTTCTCGTTTGAGCAATTCCTTTTATTTTTATAGAAGGGGTTCGACAGGAGTTTTGGTTGAACCTGATCCTAATTTGTACCGACTACTTAAGCGTAAACGACCTCGCGATATAACTTTAAATTGTGGTGTTTCTGTCTATGGAACTACAGGCAAGCAAACTCTTTACTTGATGAGTTCAAATGTGTTGAATACTTTTTCTCTCGAGGAGGCTGAAAGAATTCAACGTACCACCCCATTTCATATTGTTGATTCTATAGATGTTGACGTCCTTCCTGTAAATAGTATTATTGATTTATATTTTTCTGATATCCCATTCTTTATGTCTATTGATATCGAAGGATTAGATCTGCAAATTCTGCAGGATATTAATTTCTCTTTATATCGCCCTTTGCTTATAGTGTCTGAGACTCTTACTTTCGATCCTGCGACAGGAGGTCGTAAAATTTCTGAGATCATTGAGTTTTTGATCTCTAAAAACTACTCTATTTTTGCAGATACTCGATGCAATACGATTTTTGTTGATTCACTCCGCTTCCAAGGTCATGTTTAG
- a CDS encoding integrase core domain-containing protein: MALETGRKPEIFHSDQGCQFTSSVFVARLQAEKIKISWSGRKRCYDNIPVERLWRTVKYEEVYLHAYSDGWEAEISLTRFLWRYCHVRPHSSLGGRTPHEVYSKIEPCYSPARS, encoded by the coding sequence ATGGCGCTGGAGACAGGCCGCAAGCCAGAGATCTTCCACTCCGACCAGGGCTGCCAGTTCACCTCTTCTGTCTTTGTGGCCAGGCTGCAGGCCGAGAAGATCAAGATCAGCTGGTCAGGCAGAAAGCGCTGCTACGACAACATCCCGGTGGAGAGGCTGTGGCGCACGGTCAAATACGAGGAGGTGTATCTACATGCCTACAGCGATGGCTGGGAGGCTGAAATCAGCCTGACTCGCTTCCTGTGGAGGTACTGCCATGTAAGGCCGCACAGCTCCCTGGGAGGCAGAACTCCCCATGAGGTCTACAGTAAAATCGAACCCTGTTACTCCCCCGCCCGGAGTTAA
- a CDS encoding NAD(P)-dependent oxidoreductase, with translation MNICLTGGTGFIGSHFLKQALAAGHSVRAIRRSSDSQPRIKIYQQPDWFNCQLDQVKANELQGCDVLVHFAAHSVQYPFDSLTNCLRWNLIAALELFEQARRAGIRRFVVAGSCFEYGRSGERYKEIPIDAPLEPINSYAASKAAASIALCQWAEEYQLGLNLLRVFHVYGEGEAETRFWPSLRRAALAGSDFPMTAGEQIRDFIKVEKVAHAFLKKAENMSNNDGVNVYNLGSGKPRSLLSFAQGYWAGWNAKGSLIEGAVPYRESECMRYAPGEKLINVNK, from the coding sequence ATGAACATTTGCCTCACTGGTGGCACTGGTTTTATTGGCTCTCACTTTCTCAAGCAGGCCCTTGCAGCTGGTCATTCTGTTCGGGCAATCAGGCGCAGTTCTGATAGCCAACCTCGAATTAAGATTTATCAGCAACCTGATTGGTTTAATTGTCAGCTCGATCAGGTGAAAGCTAATGAATTGCAGGGCTGCGATGTTTTGGTACATTTTGCGGCTCATTCAGTTCAATATCCCTTTGATAGCCTCACCAATTGCTTGCGTTGGAATTTGATCGCAGCTTTAGAACTTTTCGAGCAGGCACGTAGAGCAGGTATCCGCCGCTTTGTGGTTGCCGGTAGCTGCTTTGAATACGGTCGTAGTGGTGAACGCTACAAAGAGATTCCCATTGATGCACCACTCGAACCCATAAACAGTTATGCAGCATCGAAAGCTGCTGCATCCATTGCCTTATGTCAGTGGGCTGAGGAATATCAGCTGGGTTTAAACCTTCTGCGTGTTTTTCATGTTTATGGTGAAGGTGAAGCTGAAACACGTTTTTGGCCTTCACTAAGGCGGGCAGCATTGGCAGGTAGCGATTTTCCGATGACGGCAGGTGAGCAAATTCGTGATTTTATCAAAGTAGAGAAAGTTGCACACGCATTCTTGAAAAAAGCAGAAAATATGTCAAACAATGATGGTGTAAATGTTTACAATCTTGGTTCTGGGAAACCACGCAGTCTTCTGTCTTTCGCACAGGGCTACTGGGCAGGTTGGAATGCAAAAGGCTCTCTGATTGAGGGAGCTGTCCCCTACAGAGAGAGTGAGTGTATGAGATATGCTCCTGGAGAAAAGCTGATTAATGTCAATAAATAG